From Lolium perenne isolate Kyuss_39 chromosome 5, Kyuss_2.0, whole genome shotgun sequence, a single genomic window includes:
- the LOC127301775 gene encoding cytochrome P450 76M5 has translation MGGWMGGRGTCSSAHKVRGMSTIKHWWVLNRNSSNASSSNARRPPGPVPIPLFGNIFDLQGEPHHALAKLAAVHGPVMSLKFGTTTAIVASSAAGARDVLQKYDHLLAARSITDAGRALGNHERSIVWLPCTSPLWKRLRAVCTNHLFSARSLDATRAVREEKVRELVGCLHGHAGETVEVGRVVFSGVLNLVSNVLFSEDVADMSSEGAQELEMLIRGMVEEFTRPNLSDLFPVLSALDLQGCRRRSAQHLRRFSDFFDRIVGRRMKGAAAGERNDDFLDVLLQLHSENQLSLESLNCFLQDLFISGAETNSITVEWTMAELLRQPAVMTKVRDELREALGSKKHPDESDIGKMPYLRAVVMETMRLHPASPLMMPHEAMANGAEVGGFAVSKGTKVIVNLWAIMRDPASWTQPEEFVPERFLGADLDFRSKDQAEFMPFGAGRRACPGTPMATRVVTLILASLLHAFEWRLPEGMQPCDVDVRDRFATSLKMLTPLKAVPVPLFQ, from the exons ATGGGCGGTTGGATGGGCGGCCGGGGAACATGTTCGTCTGCTCACAAAGTCAGAGGCATGTCCACAATCAAACACTGGTGGGTTTTGAACAG aaacagctcgaacgcGAGCTCCAGCAATGCGCGGCGGCCGCCGGGCCCGGTGCCAATTCCTCTCTTCGGCAACATCTTCGACCTGCAAGGCGAGCCGCACCACgcccttgccaagctcgccgcagTGCACGGCCCCGTCATGTCCCTCAAGTTTGGCACCACAACTGCCATCGTCGCCTCCTCCGCGGCGGGCGCCCGCGACGTACTGCAGAAGTACGATCACCTCCTGGCGGCACGGTCCATCACGGACGCCGGGCGCGCGCTTGGAAACCACGAGCGCTCCATCGTCTGGCTGCCGTGCACCAGCCCGCTGTGGAAGCGCCTCCGCGCCGTGTGCACCAACCACCTCTTCTCGGCGCGCAGCCTCGACGCGACCCGTGCTGTGCGGGAGGAGAaggtgagggagctcgtcggctgCCTCCACGGGCACGCCGGCGAGACCGTGGAAGTCGggcgcgtcgtcttctccggggtGCTTAACCTCGTATCCAACGTTCTCTTCTCCGAGGACGTGGCCGACATGAGCTCGGAAGGGGCACAGGAGCTTGAGATGCTGATCAGGGGCATGGTGGAGGAGTTCACAAGGCCCAACCTCTCAGACCTCTTCCCCGTGCTCTCCGCGCTCGACTTGCAGGGCTGCCGTCGGCGCAGCGCCCAGCACCTTAGGAGGTTCAGTGACTTTTTCGATCGGATCGTTGGCCGCCGCATGAAAGGTGCCGCCGCAGGTGAAAGGAACGATGATTTCTTGGACGTGCTACTCCAGCTTCACTCGGAGAATCAGCTCAGTCTCGAGTCTCTCAATTGTTTTCTTCAG GACCTCTTCATTTCAGGGGCAGAGACGAACTCAATCACGGTGGAGTGGACAATGGCCGAGCTACTACGGCAACCTGCCGTGATGACAAAGGTCCGCGACGAGTTGCGGGAAGCTCTCGGCTCAAAGAAGCACCCGGACGAGTCTGACATCGGCAAGATGCCGTACCTCCGGGCCGTGGTGATGGAGACGATGCGGTTGCACCCGGCGAGCCCGCTGATGATGCCGCACGAGGCCATGGCCAACGGTGCCGAGGTCGGCGGCTTCGCGGTGTCCAAGGGAACCAAAGTGATCGTCAACCTGTGGGCCATTATGCGCGACCCGGCATCATGGACGCAGCCTGAAGAGTTCGTGCCAGAGAGGTTCCTAGGGGCAGACTTGGATTTCAGGAGCAAGGACCAGGCGGAGTTCATGCCGTTCGGAGCGGGGAGGAGGGCATGCCCCGGGACGCCGATGGCGACAAGGGTGGTAACGCTGATCCTCGCGTCTTTGCTGCACGCATTCGAATGGAGGTTGCCCGAAGGGATGCAGCCGTGCGACGTGGATGTTAGGGATAGGTTTGCCACGTCTCTCAAAATGCTCACGCCCCTCAAGGCTGTGCCCGTTCCGTTGTTCCAGTGA